The following are encoded in a window of Qingrenia yutianensis genomic DNA:
- a CDS encoding (Fe-S)-binding protein — MLISNKSKEIIDSCRFCWMCRHICPIGNATGQERNTARARALSLSLVERGAAKLEGSIVDNVYECALCGACTKDCATGWDPVKFTKEVRLEAALNDQTPAYITKMLESVAANKNPYGVKEIASDLAAEIKKHADKKDTVLILGADARYVGKDSAIAAMKVLDKAGVEYTVLADEPDTGYVLDTLIGAASETKEVMEKFAKEVSGFKTIITVDPADAKTLLREYKEWNIDLKAEVITFTALCAKLLADGKIALKSAPKKYSVQDSFFLARDLEEDNTRGIVEKIGDICDMLLVKKETVWAGSILLREYIPNVIDKVASRRLDDAKRVGGECVVFECVGEYEAAKKIDGGIDIISIHELIADNLK, encoded by the coding sequence ATGTTAATTTCAAATAAAAGCAAAGAAATTATAGACAGCTGCAGATTTTGCTGGATGTGCCGTCACATCTGCCCTATCGGCAACGCAACAGGTCAGGAGAGAAACACTGCAAGAGCAAGAGCGCTTTCGCTTTCGCTCGTTGAGCGCGGTGCGGCTAAGCTTGAAGGCAGTATTGTAGACAACGTTTACGAATGTGCGCTCTGCGGTGCCTGCACAAAAGACTGCGCAACAGGCTGGGACCCCGTTAAATTTACAAAAGAAGTAAGACTTGAGGCGGCTCTTAACGACCAGACTCCTGCTTACATAACAAAAATGCTCGAGAGCGTTGCAGCAAACAAAAACCCCTACGGCGTAAAAGAAATTGCGTCCGACCTTGCTGCTGAAATCAAAAAACACGCTGACAAAAAAGACACTGTTCTTATTCTCGGCGCAGACGCAAGATATGTAGGAAAAGACAGCGCAATCGCGGCTATGAAAGTTCTCGACAAAGCAGGCGTTGAATACACCGTTTTGGCAGACGAGCCCGACACAGGATACGTTCTCGACACACTTATCGGCGCGGCAAGCGAAACAAAAGAAGTTATGGAGAAATTTGCAAAAGAAGTAAGCGGCTTTAAGACAATCATCACGGTTGACCCTGCTGACGCTAAAACACTTCTCCGCGAATACAAAGAGTGGAACATTGACCTTAAAGCGGAAGTTATCACATTCACAGCGCTTTGCGCAAAACTTCTTGCTGACGGCAAAATCGCTCTTAAATCCGCTCCGAAAAAATACAGCGTTCAGGATTCTTTCTTCCTCGCGCGCGACCTTGAAGAGGACAACACAAGAGGCATTGTTGAAAAAATCGGCGACATCTGCGATATGCTCCTCGTTAAGAAAGAAACAGTTTGGGCAGGCAGTATCCTTTTGAGAGAATACATTCCCAACGTTATCGACAAAGTTGCGTCAAGACGTCTTGACGACGCTAAACGTGTCGGCGGTGAGTGCGTTGTATTCGAGTGTGTAGGCGAATACGAGGCGGCAAAGAAAATCGACGGCGGTATTGACATCATCAGTATTCACGAGCTTATCGCGGATAACTTGAAATAA
- a CDS encoding L-fucose/L-arabinose isomerase family protein has translation MMDYKLKIGLVTERRYLADWKTRKGIFAPKYAVENKNHIVKYIKDNFTDENTAFVDLEWLNEEGLLSEVSDCAKVRDYFVKEGVNAIFIINCNFGNEEAAGTIAKMMNLPTLLWGPQDMRFDEDGGRFTDAQCGLFAISKQLKRLNVPFSYIENCQIEDEIFADGLKKFFSVATMVKNFKNLKVTQVGTRLNPFKSVMSNELEITEKFGTNISTVNMTIFTQKLERLYKEKQGVLDVDLARLKTQYDVGGLDDETLKRMLTFVYAYIEVFEENDADVLLSECWTSMPQAFNANPCLAMSILYDMGYIVTCESDLHGAISQAILLSASRGGAKPLFGEFTARNPINKNSELLWHCGPFPLSAKKEGAPAKLFNTKPSFPAKDGTYTITRFQGERGTYKLLGGKFNTCEGPYTFGTYMWAEFNDLSKLEKKLINGPYIHHMSEIYGDYAEVLEEFTKYIPNLEFDDINS, from the coding sequence ATGATGGACTACAAACTCAAAATCGGTCTTGTGACCGAAAGAAGATACCTTGCTGACTGGAAAACCAGAAAAGGCATCTTCGCACCGAAGTACGCTGTGGAAAACAAAAACCACATCGTTAAGTACATAAAAGACAATTTCACAGACGAAAACACTGCGTTCGTGGATTTGGAATGGCTTAACGAGGAAGGACTTCTCTCGGAGGTTTCCGACTGTGCAAAGGTAAGAGATTACTTTGTAAAAGAGGGAGTTAACGCGATTTTCATTATCAACTGCAACTTCGGAAACGAAGAAGCGGCGGGCACAATCGCAAAAATGATGAATCTTCCCACGCTCCTCTGGGGACCGCAGGATATGCGTTTCGACGAGGACGGCGGACGTTTCACCGACGCACAGTGCGGACTTTTCGCAATCAGCAAGCAGCTTAAAAGACTCAATGTTCCGTTTTCTTACATTGAAAACTGTCAGATTGAGGACGAAATTTTTGCTGACGGTCTTAAAAAATTCTTCTCGGTTGCAACAATGGTTAAAAACTTCAAAAACCTCAAGGTTACACAGGTCGGCACACGTCTTAACCCGTTTAAGAGCGTTATGTCGAACGAGCTTGAAATTACCGAAAAATTCGGCACAAACATTTCAACCGTTAATATGACAATCTTCACACAGAAGCTTGAAAGACTCTACAAAGAAAAGCAGGGCGTTCTCGACGTTGACCTTGCAAGACTCAAAACACAGTACGACGTCGGCGGTCTCGACGACGAAACACTTAAAAGAATGCTCACATTCGTTTATGCTTATATTGAAGTGTTTGAAGAAAACGACGCAGACGTGCTTTTGTCGGAATGCTGGACATCAATGCCCCAGGCGTTCAACGCAAACCCGTGTCTTGCAATGAGCATACTCTACGATATGGGTTATATCGTAACCTGTGAATCCGACCTTCACGGTGCAATTTCGCAGGCAATACTTCTTTCGGCATCGCGCGGCGGAGCAAAACCGCTCTTCGGCGAATTTACCGCAAGAAACCCCATCAACAAAAACTCCGAACTTTTGTGGCACTGCGGACCTTTCCCGCTTTCGGCTAAAAAAGAGGGCGCACCGGCTAAACTCTTTAACACAAAACCGAGTTTCCCGGCAAAAGACGGTACATACACAATCACACGTTTCCAGGGCGAAAGAGGAACATACAAACTTCTCGGCGGAAAATTCAATACCTGCGAGGGTCCTTACACGTTCGGTACTTATATGTGGGCTGAATTCAACGACCTTTCAAAGCTTGAGAAAAAGCTTATCAACGGCCCGTACATTCACCATATGAGCGAGATTTACGGCGATTATGCCGAGGTTTTGGAAGAATTTACAAAATATATTCCCAACCTCGAATTTGACGATATAAACAGCTAA
- a CDS encoding DUF1292 domain-containing protein has translation MNGENNVVTLSGDNGEKIDCEILGTFEANSKEYIAVTPVEGEKREGEIFVYGYREHKNGEFDLLDITDDEEFENASAELDRIFDEMSEE, from the coding sequence ATGAACGGCGAAAATAACGTTGTGACGCTTTCGGGCGATAACGGCGAAAAAATCGATTGCGAAATTTTGGGTACGTTTGAGGCAAACAGCAAGGAGTATATCGCGGTTACACCGGTCGAGGGAGAAAAGAGAGAGGGCGAAATTTTTGTTTACGGCTACCGTGAACATAAAAACGGCGAATTTGACCTGCTCGACATCACCGACGACGAAGAATTTGAAAATGCGTCGGCAGAGCTTGACCGTATTTTCGACGAGATGAGCGAAGAATAA
- a CDS encoding alpha-galactosidase: MPVSFDEKNKVFNVYTKNFSLVFGIFKEKVPVLIYSGKRIKNTYDMDKMLDFQLKRIVSFSARNKDLDGEITLEAASALYPTYGNPDLRIPALSITHKDGTMCSNFYYKEHKITDDVVKPDGLPYVYSEDGDNVQTLELKLYDELSRLTLTLSYTAFYDYDVITQNVKLENGGEKVKIDRIMSAALDLRDKDFEFIHLYGHWARERQIQRTPLINGGMTIDSKRGSSSAHHNPFFALARKNTDEFSGEVYGFTHLYSGNFVAGVEVDTLNNTRAFIGLNPFNFGWTLEKGESFTAPEGVITYSCEGIGKMSDNLQKLARRRICRGKYRDIERPVLLNNWEATYFDFNEEKLVSIAKKAKEAGVELFVLDDGWFGKRDDDKSSLGDWFVDKAKLPNGIEGLVKKVNDMGLKFGLWFEPEAISPVSELYENHPDWCLHINGRPQNEGRNEYLLDLSRKEVCDYVIKFMSDILGSANIEYVKWDMNRNMTDVGSADIAPERQCEVAHRYMLGLYRILETLNQRFPDVLFEGCSGGGGRFDYGMLHYFPQIWTSDDSDAVERLYIQHGTSMLYPTSAMGAHVSAVPNHQVHRTTSIDMRGRVAMCGQFGYELDLNKLSEEEFEAVKEQIKLYKKISHITHQGTMYRLLSPFEGNYTAWEFVSEDENEIVLMIASIIRRGGWLPFTQIKLKGLDENAYYKVENTGEIYGGDFLMNVGFKRAPDSDFESELLIIKKVK, encoded by the coding sequence ATGCCTGTTTCATTTGACGAAAAAAACAAAGTTTTTAACGTATATACCAAAAATTTCAGTCTTGTTTTCGGTATATTCAAAGAGAAAGTTCCCGTTTTGATTTATAGCGGAAAGAGAATAAAAAATACCTATGATATGGATAAAATGCTGGATTTTCAGCTCAAAAGAATAGTGTCGTTTTCGGCGCGAAACAAAGACCTTGACGGCGAAATAACGCTTGAGGCTGCCTCAGCGCTTTATCCTACATACGGCAACCCCGATTTGAGAATTCCTGCGCTTTCAATCACGCACAAAGATGGCACAATGTGCTCAAATTTTTATTATAAAGAGCACAAAATAACAGATGATGTTGTAAAACCGGACGGACTTCCTTATGTTTACAGCGAGGACGGCGACAACGTTCAGACGCTCGAATTAAAGCTTTACGACGAATTGAGCAGGCTCACTCTCACGCTTTCGTACACCGCTTTTTACGACTACGACGTTATCACGCAGAACGTCAAGCTTGAAAACGGCGGCGAAAAGGTGAAAATCGACAGGATTATGAGCGCTGCACTCGATTTGCGCGATAAAGATTTTGAGTTTATTCATCTTTACGGTCACTGGGCGAGAGAGCGTCAAATTCAGCGTACACCGCTTATAAACGGCGGTATGACAATCGATTCGAAACGCGGTTCGTCCAGCGCTCACCACAACCCGTTTTTTGCGCTTGCACGCAAAAACACCGACGAGTTTTCGGGCGAGGTTTACGGTTTCACTCACCTTTACAGCGGTAACTTTGTTGCCGGCGTTGAGGTTGACACGCTTAACAACACGCGCGCATTTATCGGCTTAAATCCGTTTAATTTCGGCTGGACGCTTGAAAAGGGCGAAAGCTTCACGGCGCCCGAGGGTGTTATCACGTATTCGTGCGAGGGCATCGGCAAAATGTCCGACAACCTGCAAAAGCTTGCAAGAAGAAGAATTTGCCGCGGAAAATACCGTGATATCGAGCGCCCCGTTCTTCTCAACAACTGGGAGGCTACGTATTTTGACTTTAATGAAGAAAAACTTGTCAGCATTGCCAAAAAGGCGAAGGAGGCAGGCGTTGAGCTTTTTGTTCTGGACGACGGCTGGTTCGGCAAACGCGACGACGACAAATCCTCGCTCGGCGACTGGTTTGTGGATAAGGCAAAACTTCCGAACGGCATAGAGGGACTTGTTAAAAAGGTTAACGATATGGGGCTTAAATTCGGACTTTGGTTTGAGCCCGAGGCTATTTCACCCGTCAGTGAGCTTTATGAAAATCACCCAGACTGGTGCCTGCACATAAACGGCAGACCGCAGAACGAGGGCAGAAACGAGTATCTTCTCGATTTGTCGCGCAAAGAGGTTTGCGATTACGTTATAAAATTTATGTCCGATATTTTGGGCAGTGCGAACATTGAATACGTTAAATGGGATATGAACCGCAATATGACTGACGTCGGCAGTGCGGATATCGCCCCCGAAAGACAGTGCGAGGTTGCGCACCGTTATATGCTCGGACTTTACAGAATTTTGGAAACGCTCAATCAAAGATTCCCCGATGTGCTTTTTGAGGGCTGTTCGGGCGGCGGCGGACGTTTCGACTACGGTATGCTCCATTACTTCCCCCAGATTTGGACGAGTGACGACAGCGACGCGGTGGAAAGACTTTATATCCAGCACGGCACAAGTATGCTCTATCCCACGTCTGCAATGGGCGCACACGTTTCTGCGGTTCCCAACCATCAGGTTCACCGCACCACGTCGATAGATATGCGCGGCCGCGTTGCAATGTGCGGTCAGTTCGGCTACGAGCTTGACTTAAACAAGCTTTCCGAGGAGGAGTTTGAGGCGGTAAAAGAGCAGATTAAGCTTTACAAGAAAATTTCGCATATCACACATCAAGGCACAATGTACAGACTTCTCTCGCCGTTTGAGGGAAATTACACGGCCTGGGAGTTTGTGTCGGAGGACGAAAACGAAATTGTGCTTATGATTGCAAGCATTATCCGACGCGGCGGCTGGCTGCCGTTTACGCAAATCAAGCTTAAAGGACTTGATGAAAACGCATACTATAAGGTGGAAAACACCGGCGAAATCTACGGCGGCGATTTCCTTATGAATGTGGGATTTAAGCGTGCACCCGACAGTGACTTTGAAAGCGAGCTTCTTATTATCAAAAAAGTTAAATAA
- a CDS encoding YebC/PmpR family DNA-binding transcriptional regulator, with protein sequence MSGHSKWSNIKHKKEKTDAQKGKIFTKLGREITVAVKSGGADPEVNRKLKDIIAKARSNNMPNDNISRCIKKALGDGNEDSYENITYEGYGPSGVAVIVETLTDNRNRTAGDLRHYFDKFGGNLGTNGSVSWMFDKKGKIIILKADDIDEDTITMDALDAGAEDFEANDEYYEITTSPDDFSDVVAALEDKNYAYASAEVEMVPQNYIKLTDDHDILMMQKLIENLEDNDDVQDIYHNWEEENE encoded by the coding sequence ATGTCAGGACATTCTAAATGGTCGAATATTAAGCATAAAAAGGAAAAAACGGACGCTCAAAAGGGCAAAATTTTCACAAAACTCGGCAGAGAAATAACCGTTGCGGTTAAAAGCGGCGGCGCAGACCCCGAGGTTAACAGAAAACTTAAAGATATTATCGCAAAGGCGCGCTCAAACAATATGCCCAACGACAATATTTCAAGATGTATCAAAAAGGCGCTGGGCGACGGCAACGAGGACAGCTATGAAAACATCACATACGAAGGATACGGTCCGTCGGGCGTTGCGGTTATCGTTGAAACGCTCACCGACAACAGAAACAGAACAGCAGGTGATTTGCGCCATTATTTCGACAAATTCGGGGGAAATCTCGGCACAAACGGCTCGGTTAGCTGGATGTTTGACAAAAAGGGCAAAATCATCATCTTAAAAGCAGACGACATCGACGAGGACACAATTACAATGGACGCTCTCGACGCAGGTGCAGAGGATTTTGAGGCGAACGACGAGTATTATGAAATCACCACCTCGCCCGACGATTTTTCGGACGTCGTGGCGGCGCTTGAAGATAAAAATTACGCATATGCGTCGGCGGAGGTTGAAATGGTTCCGCAGAATTATATAAAACTTACCGATGACCACGATATTTTGATGATGCAGAAACTTATCGAAAATCTTGAGGACAACGACGACGTTCAGGACATCTACCACAACTGGGAGGAAGAAAACGAATGA
- a CDS encoding FAD-binding oxidoreductase translates to MNEFLFDMIASELEDAVGKENCSTREIDKITHSVDYYWLSRMWADRGLRMPEADMVVSPKDAKEVSKVLKIANYYKIPVTTWGGGGGTQGGAIPVCGGIVLDTKRMDKIYNVNEKAMYIECGTGTIYKHLEWMANERGKATMHYPSSLTCSTVGGFLAHRGIGVVSTKYGKIDDMVLGMEVVLPNGDIIETSPAPKHAAGPDLNQMFIGSEGTLGIMTKAQIRIYDQPEERRFRGFLFKNMTDAFSASRELLQKFKPSVMRLYNEAETATLIKKIVGVEKPGAFMNIAIEGVSELVEVEEKILLSTFAKYGAEDLGSEYGKKWWDEKITFFYPGHMMDLPQMFGTMDTIAPYDKIENIYWEMKKAIETNFPMARFIAHFSHWYEWGCMIYDRFIVDNPPKDPHEALKLHNEIWTCGVRTALANGGVVNDHHGVGIKLGRLMKEQYGPAMQVFEGLKKQLDPNGILNPYKLGL, encoded by the coding sequence ATGAACGAATTTTTATTTGATATGATTGCCTCCGAGCTTGAGGATGCAGTCGGAAAAGAAAACTGTTCTACAAGAGAAATTGACAAAATCACTCACAGTGTAGACTACTACTGGCTTTCCAGAATGTGGGCTGACAGAGGCTTAAGAATGCCCGAGGCCGATATGGTTGTATCGCCCAAGGACGCAAAAGAAGTTTCCAAAGTTTTGAAAATTGCAAATTACTATAAAATTCCCGTAACAACCTGGGGCGGCGGCGGCGGTACGCAGGGCGGCGCTATTCCGGTTTGCGGCGGTATCGTTCTCGACACAAAGAGAATGGACAAAATCTACAACGTTAACGAAAAAGCTATGTACATAGAGTGCGGTACGGGTACAATCTACAAACACCTTGAGTGGATGGCTAACGAAAGAGGCAAAGCTACAATGCACTATCCTTCTTCGCTCACCTGCTCTACTGTCGGCGGATTTTTGGCTCACAGAGGTATCGGCGTTGTATCCACAAAATACGGAAAGATCGACGATATGGTTCTCGGTATGGAGGTTGTTCTCCCCAACGGCGACATCATTGAAACATCGCCCGCACCGAAACACGCGGCAGGTCCCGACCTCAACCAGATGTTCATAGGCAGTGAGGGTACTCTCGGCATTATGACAAAGGCACAGATCAGAATTTACGACCAGCCGGAAGAAAGACGTTTCAGAGGTTTCCTCTTTAAAAATATGACAGACGCGTTCTCGGCATCAAGAGAACTTTTGCAGAAATTCAAACCTTCGGTTATGCGTCTTTACAACGAAGCTGAAACAGCTACACTTATTAAGAAAATTGTCGGCGTAGAAAAACCGGGCGCATTTATGAACATTGCTATCGAAGGCGTTTCGGAACTTGTTGAAGTTGAAGAAAAAATCCTTCTTTCGACATTCGCAAAATACGGCGCAGAGGATCTCGGCAGCGAATACGGTAAAAAATGGTGGGACGAAAAGATTACATTCTTCTATCCCGGTCATATGATGGATTTACCGCAGATGTTCGGTACAATGGACACAATCGCTCCTTACGACAAAATCGAAAACATCTACTGGGAGATGAAAAAAGCTATCGAAACAAACTTCCCGATGGCAAGATTTATCGCTCACTTCTCGCACTGGTATGAATGGGGTTGTATGATTTACGACAGATTTATCGTTGACAATCCTCCCAAAGACCCGCACGAGGCATTAAAACTCCACAACGAAATCTGGACTTGCGGTGTAAGAACAGCGCTTGCTAACGGCGGTGTTGTTAACGACCACCACGGCGTCGGCATCAAGCTCGGCAGACTTATGAAAGAACAGTACGGCCCTGCTATGCAGGTATTTGAAGGTCTTAAGAAACAGCTCGACCCGAACGGAATTTTAAATCCGTACAAACTCGGATTATAA
- a CDS encoding class II fructose-bisphosphate aldolase, with protein sequence MLVNLKEILDIAKGKGFAIPAFNVYNMETVMGVIDAAKKAKAPVIIQSYSRLFSNEEAFYLAPIVLKAAQEADVPVCFHLDHGAGEKEVTRALRYGCTGVMIDASMQSFEENIATTKKIKEMCAAVNVPIEGELGHIGSTKDGITTEYTKVDEAVKYVKETGVCALAIMVGTAHGHYKQAPKLAIDRIKEIADATDVALVLHGGSGVGDDQIKEAIKAGITKINFGTDVCCSFLNTVFDTSRDLIAIDLFMKDAIKAVSAFATEKIKLLGAENKA encoded by the coding sequence ATGCTTGTTAATTTAAAAGAAATACTCGACATTGCAAAAGGAAAAGGCTTTGCCATTCCTGCATTTAACGTTTACAATATGGAAACCGTTATGGGCGTTATCGACGCGGCTAAAAAAGCGAAAGCACCGGTTATCATTCAGTCCTATTCGCGTCTTTTCTCAAACGAAGAAGCTTTCTATCTTGCTCCTATCGTTTTGAAAGCGGCGCAGGAGGCTGACGTTCCCGTTTGCTTCCATTTGGACCACGGCGCAGGCGAAAAAGAAGTTACCAGAGCGCTCCGTTACGGCTGCACAGGCGTTATGATTGACGCGTCTATGCAGAGCTTTGAAGAAAACATTGCAACAACCAAGAAAATCAAAGAAATGTGTGCGGCGGTTAACGTTCCCATCGAGGGCGAGCTCGGACACATCGGTTCTACAAAAGACGGCATCACAACCGAATATACAAAGGTTGACGAGGCTGTTAAATACGTTAAGGAAACAGGCGTTTGCGCACTTGCTATTATGGTCGGCACGGCTCACGGTCACTACAAACAGGCTCCGAAGCTTGCTATTGACAGAATTAAAGAAATCGCAGACGCAACAGATGTTGCTCTCGTTCTTCACGGCGGTTCGGGCGTAGGCGACGACCAGATTAAAGAGGCTATCAAAGCAGGTATCACAAAAATCAACTTCGGTACCGATGTTTGCTGTTCGTTCCTCAACACAGTATTCGATACTTCAAGAGATTTAATCGCTATTGACCTCTTTATGAAAGACGCAATCAAAGCTGTATCCGCTTTCGCAACGGAAAAAATCAAACTTTTGGGAGCTGAAAATAAAGCATGA
- a CDS encoding MATE family efflux transporter, whose product MSVFKGRNRHNTDMLSGSLWDKILMFALPLAASSMLQQLFNSADVAVVGKFTGKQALAAVGSNGPVINLLVNFFVGISVGTNVVIARYIGSGNEKRANSAAHTAVLVSVICGFVIMALGLLVSPLILNLIGTPDDFIDLAVLYLRIYFCGMPFMMLYNFCSAIFRSKGDTKKPLIYLFVSGIVNVILNLIFVIVFKMGVAGVAIATVISNMISSVLMLRSLTKEEGAIKITLKNLKIDKRNLSEIIRVGMPAGIQGMVFSISNVCVLSGLNLLGTDVVSASSAAQNYENLIYFMSNSFAQATVTFVSQNYGAGNLKRCKRAVLIGMGLSVAASAAMFAVFIVFRTPLLGIYTDDKEIIRIASQRLAVVGGTHFMCGIMDNISCCMRGLGYSLEPALISMAGACGLRVLWIYTVFKKVQTFAMLVAVYPISWFATALVLGIVCIYKFKVAEKKSARLADAVE is encoded by the coding sequence ATGAGTGTGTTTAAAGGCAGAAACAGGCACAATACCGATATGCTTTCAGGTTCTTTGTGGGATAAAATTCTGATGTTTGCACTTCCGCTTGCGGCGAGCAGTATGCTCCAGCAGCTTTTCAACTCCGCCGACGTTGCAGTGGTGGGAAAGTTCACCGGAAAACAGGCGCTTGCGGCGGTCGGAAGCAACGGACCCGTAATCAACCTTTTGGTTAACTTTTTTGTGGGAATTTCGGTTGGCACAAACGTTGTTATTGCACGGTACATAGGAAGCGGAAATGAAAAAAGAGCGAACAGCGCCGCACACACCGCGGTTTTGGTTTCGGTAATCTGCGGATTTGTGATAATGGCGCTCGGACTTTTGGTTTCGCCGCTGATACTCAATCTCATCGGTACGCCCGACGATTTTATAGATCTCGCGGTGCTTTATCTGCGCATATATTTCTGCGGTATGCCGTTTATGATGCTTTATAACTTCTGCTCGGCGATTTTCCGCAGTAAGGGCGACACCAAAAAACCGCTGATTTACCTTTTTGTGTCGGGAATTGTGAATGTAATTCTTAACCTGATTTTCGTAATCGTGTTTAAAATGGGCGTTGCCGGTGTTGCAATCGCAACGGTTATATCAAATATGATAAGCTCGGTTTTAATGCTCCGTTCGCTCACAAAAGAAGAGGGCGCGATTAAAATTACGCTTAAAAACCTTAAAATAGACAAACGAAATCTTTCCGAAATTATCCGCGTAGGTATGCCGGCGGGTATACAGGGAATGGTTTTCTCAATCTCCAACGTGTGCGTTCTGTCGGGTCTTAATTTGCTCGGAACGGACGTTGTTTCGGCATCGAGCGCGGCGCAGAACTACGAAAATCTCATTTATTTTATGTCAAACTCGTTCGCACAGGCGACGGTGACGTTTGTCAGCCAAAACTACGGCGCCGGGAACCTTAAAAGATGCAAAAGGGCAGTGCTCATCGGAATGGGATTGAGCGTTGCGGCATCGGCTGCAATGTTTGCAGTGTTTATTGTGTTCCGCACACCGCTCCTCGGCATTTATACCGACGATAAGGAAATTATAAGAATTGCGTCGCAAAGGCTCGCGGTGGTGGGCGGTACGCATTTTATGTGCGGTATTATGGATAATATTTCGTGCTGTATGCGCGGACTCGGCTATTCGCTCGAACCGGCACTCATATCTATGGCAGGCGCGTGCGGACTCCGCGTTTTGTGGATTTATACCGTGTTCAAAAAGGTGCAGACGTTCGCAATGCTGGTTGCGGTTTATCCCATAAGCTGGTTTGCAACGGCATTGGTTCTGGGAATTGTGTGCATTTATAAGTTTAAAGTTGCCGAGAAAAAATCGGCACGGCTTGCTGATGCGGTTGAATAA
- a CDS encoding single-stranded DNA-binding protein: protein MLDNVNVNNEVHLAGTIVSALSFSHEVYGERFLTFCLKVPRLSDISDYINVTVSERLIKAMDLSAGTSVEIDGQFRSYNNYSSTGNRLLLTVFARDIALCADDDFKNPNYIYLNGFICKAPVYRITPFGREITDILLAVNRAYNKSDYMPCIAWGRNARFSGNLAVGDNIKIWGRIQSREYQKKISEEETVTKTAFEISISKMEVIQKDEKSDSEIV from the coding sequence ATTTTGGATAATGTTAATGTAAATAACGAGGTGCATCTTGCCGGAACAATAGTAAGCGCTCTTTCTTTCAGTCACGAGGTGTACGGCGAGAGATTTTTAACGTTTTGTCTTAAAGTTCCGCGGTTGAGCGATATTTCCGATTACATAAACGTCACGGTTTCGGAGCGTCTTATAAAAGCTATGGATTTGTCCGCCGGCACGTCGGTCGAGATTGACGGGCAGTTCCGTTCGTATAATAATTATTCGTCCACGGGAAACAGGCTTCTTTTGACGGTGTTTGCGCGCGATATTGCGCTGTGCGCCGATGATGATTTTAAAAACCCGAATTATATTTATTTAAACGGGTTTATCTGCAAAGCGCCCGTTTACAGAATTACGCCGTTCGGACGCGAGATAACCGATATTTTGCTCGCCGTCAACCGCGCGTATAATAAGTCGGATTATATGCCGTGTATCGCGTGGGGCAGAAATGCGCGTTTTTCGGGAAATCTCGCGGTGGGCGACAATATAAAAATCTGGGGACGCATACAAAGCAGAGAATATCAGAAGAAAATTTCCGAGGAGGAAACGGTCACCAAAACCGCGTTTGAAATTTCAATTTCAAAAATGGAGGTTATTCAGAAAGACGAAAAGAGTGACAGCGAGATAGTGTGA
- a CDS encoding alpha/beta hydrolase — protein sequence MAFFNCYYKSAELGQDVCFNAVIPEDCADNIKTVYLLHGLSDNHTAWERRSSVERYAQNAGVALIMPNVDRSFYTDMKFGRNFYTFVTKELVEYTRKVFRLSKKREDTFVAGLSMGGYGAFKIALRESETFSAAASLSGVLDISSHAKPTGDWKNDAYLAFGEGDTLEGTDESVITLVKNFSGAHKPRLYQACGTEDFLYNDNKKFREVIADKGFDHVYEEDKGAHEWNFWDKYIERAIKFFVNEK from the coding sequence ATGGCTTTCTTTAACTGTTATTACAAATCGGCGGAGCTCGGACAGGACGTCTGCTTTAACGCGGTTATTCCCGAAGACTGCGCCGACAACATAAAAACGGTATATCTTCTGCACGGACTTTCGGACAATCACACCGCCTGGGAAAGGCGGAGCAGTGTTGAGCGCTATGCGCAAAACGCAGGCGTTGCGCTTATTATGCCGAACGTTGACCGCAGTTTTTACACCGATATGAAATTCGGAAGAAATTTTTACACCTTTGTCACAAAGGAACTTGTTGAATACACAAGAAAGGTGTTCCGTTTGAGCAAAAAACGGGAGGACACGTTTGTTGCAGGGCTTTCTATGGGCGGTTACGGCGCGTTTAAAATTGCACTGCGAGAGAGCGAAACGTTTTCCGCGGCTGCATCTCTTTCGGGCGTGCTCGATATTTCGTCCCACGCGAAACCGACGGGCGACTGGAAAAACGACGCATACCTTGCGTTCGGTGAGGGCGACACGTTGGAGGGCACAGACGAAAGCGTCATCACGCTGGTAAAAAATTTCAGCGGTGCTCACAAACCCCGTCTTTATCAGGCTTGCGGAACGGAAGATTTTTTGTATAACGACAACAAAAAATTCCGCGAAGTTATAGCGGACAAAGGTTTTGATCACGTTTACGAAGAAGACAAAGGTGCGCACGAGTGGAATTTCTGGGACAAATACATAGAACGCGCGATTAAGTTTTTTGTAAACGAAAAATAG